Proteins encoded together in one Formosa sp. Hel3_A1_48 window:
- a CDS encoding enoyl-CoA hydratase/isomerase family protein, producing the protein MNIKPYVKLSKSQNVGYVEFYSPPHNALPAQMLSELTTAITNAGKNDDIGIIVLKSGGDRTFCAGANFNDLAAISNPEQGQTFFMGFANVINAIRNNPKIVIGCVQGKAVGGGVGLAAAVDLCFASEFASIKLSELSIGIGPFVIEPALRRKLSRSVVSQLTLSPQTFFSAKWAREKGLYADVFSTNEDLNKHVINLAEELARYNPKALNEFKKIQWQGTEHWGELLAQRAKISGALVLSSFTKAQLKKFTKS; encoded by the coding sequence ATGAATATCAAACCCTATGTAAAATTATCTAAATCTCAAAACGTAGGTTATGTTGAGTTTTATAGCCCTCCGCACAACGCATTGCCCGCACAAATGCTGTCAGAATTGACAACAGCCATTACCAATGCTGGAAAAAATGACGACATAGGAATTATTGTTTTGAAAAGTGGTGGAGACCGCACATTTTGTGCTGGTGCAAATTTCAATGATCTTGCGGCTATCTCCAACCCTGAACAGGGTCAAACATTCTTTATGGGCTTTGCTAATGTTATAAATGCCATTCGAAACAATCCAAAAATAGTTATTGGATGCGTACAAGGCAAAGCAGTAGGAGGTGGTGTAGGGTTGGCGGCTGCAGTTGACCTTTGTTTTGCAAGTGAATTTGCTTCAATAAAATTAAGTGAGTTAAGCATAGGTATTGGCCCCTTTGTCATTGAACCTGCACTAAGGCGAAAATTAAGTCGTTCAGTTGTTTCGCAATTAACTTTGAGTCCACAAACTTTTTTCTCTGCAAAATGGGCTCGTGAAAAAGGACTTTATGCAGATGTTTTTAGCACTAACGAAGACTTGAATAAACATGTTATAAATTTGGCTGAAGAACTTGCTCGTTATAATCCCAAAGCACTAAATGAATTTAAAAAAATTCAATGGCAAGGGACAGAGCATTGGGGAGAATTGTTGGCGCAACGTGCCAAAATCAGTGGAGCACTGGTTTTGAGCTCCTTTACAAAAGCGCAATTGAAGAAGTTCACTAAGTCATAA
- a CDS encoding GSCFA domain-containing protein: MKFQTQIPLHSAEGRLLDFDTQSVLLGSCFTKHLSNKLEYYKFQTLSHPYGILFHPQALLTLLKHVHQNHADEQAIFFSDEQWKSFDTHSCLNHSSKATFQNQLSLRLNECNTYFKSASHFIITLGTAWCYRHLKTKNHVANCHKQPSSLFDKKLFGIDELTDILYEITNLIHGFNSKAEVIFTVSPVRHLKDGFIENSQSKAHLISAVHRVVQTAPLLHYFPSYELMMDELRDYRFYERDMLHPNAQAIDFIWEKFKSIWINPKLHTVLKSISRIQNGLQHKPFNPESAAHREFRSSLEAEVKRLTKEYPGLNF; the protein is encoded by the coding sequence TTGAAGTTTCAAACACAAATTCCATTACATTCTGCTGAAGGTCGTCTATTGGATTTTGATACGCAGTCAGTTTTATTGGGATCGTGTTTTACGAAGCATCTATCAAATAAGTTAGAGTATTATAAGTTTCAAACTCTAAGCCATCCATACGGGATTTTATTTCACCCTCAAGCTCTATTGACTTTATTGAAACATGTTCATCAAAACCATGCTGATGAACAAGCCATTTTTTTTAGTGATGAACAATGGAAAAGTTTTGATACACATTCATGCTTAAACCACAGTTCAAAAGCCACTTTTCAAAATCAATTAAGTTTGCGCTTAAATGAATGCAATACGTATTTCAAATCTGCATCTCACTTTATCATAACGCTAGGAACGGCTTGGTGTTACCGTCACCTAAAAACTAAAAATCATGTAGCAAATTGCCACAAACAACCGTCTTCACTATTTGATAAAAAGTTATTTGGCATTGATGAATTGACTGATATATTATATGAAATCACTAATTTGATTCATGGCTTTAACTCAAAAGCTGAGGTTATTTTCACGGTCTCTCCCGTGCGCCACCTCAAAGATGGATTTATAGAAAACAGCCAGAGCAAAGCACATTTGATTTCAGCTGTTCATCGTGTGGTTCAAACAGCACCACTTTTGCATTATTTTCCGTCTTATGAGCTTATGATGGATGAATTAAGAGATTATAGGTTTTACGAACGTGATATGCTTCATCCCAATGCTCAAGCAATCGATTTTATTTGGGAGAAATTTAAATCTATATGGATCAACCCTAAGCTGCACACTGTTCTTAAAAGTATTTCGCGTATTCAAAATGGCTTACAGCACAAACCCTTCAACCCTGAAAGTGCAGCACATCGAGAATTTCGGAGTTCATTGGAAGCGGAAGTAAAGCGCTTAACAAAAGAATACCCAGGATTAAATTTTTAG
- the alaS gene encoding alanine--tRNA ligase: MKSQDIRANFLKFFEEKKHTIVSSAPMVVKDDPTLMFVNSGMAPFKEYFVGNGQPPSKRIADTQKCLRVSGKHNDLEEVGYDTYHHTLFEMLGNWSFGDYFKKEAISWAWELLTDVYKIDKNILYVTVFEGDKKDKTEMDTEAFSIWKNIISEDRILMGNKKDNFWEMGEQGPCGPSSEIHIDLRSEKEKAEIPGSELVNKDHPHVVEIWNLVFMEYNRKADGSLENLPQKHVDTGMGFERLCMALQGVQSNYDTDVFTPIIREIETISGSDYGQNEQHDIAIRVIADHIRTVAFSIADGQLPSNTGAGYVIRRILRRAVRYGFTFLNQKEPFMYRLVDVLVKKMGTTFPELNAQKQLIQNVIKEEETSFLKTLDQGLILLDRIINTTKGDVVSGDKAFELYDTYGFPVDLTALILQEKNMRLDEAGFQTQLEKQKKRSRAASEVSTEDWTIIREDDEQEFIGYETLETKVKIVRYRKEVSSKHGTQYQLVFNLTPFYAEGGGQVGDKGYLEAANGDVIYILDTKKENNVAVHISRDLPKNLTDSFTAVVENKQRFRIECNHTATHLLHQALREILGVHVEQKGSAVHSKYLRFDFSHFSKLSSEELQQVEHFVNSRIEGRLPLEEQRAVPMTQAVADGAIALFGEKYGDVVRTVRFGNSIELCGGTHVKNTADIWHFKITSESAVASGIRRIEAITNDAVKDYFSENDQRFKQIRNALNNAADPVKAVVDLKSENSQLKKQIEQLQKDKAKGVKSQLIAEIQSINGLNFLAKKLDLDASGMKDVSFEIGQKVENVVLIFAAEHNGKALLSCYISKDIVASKKLNAGAIVRTLGNYIEGGGGGQPFFATAGGKNPAGIPEALEQAVTLIS, from the coding sequence ATGAAATCTCAAGATATAAGAGCCAATTTTCTAAAGTTTTTTGAGGAAAAAAAACACACTATTGTTTCTTCAGCTCCAATGGTGGTCAAGGACGATCCAACCTTGATGTTTGTCAACTCGGGAATGGCACCATTTAAAGAGTATTTTGTCGGAAATGGACAACCTCCAAGCAAACGAATTGCCGATACCCAAAAATGTTTGCGCGTTTCGGGCAAACACAATGACTTGGAAGAGGTGGGTTATGACACATACCACCACACGCTTTTTGAGATGCTGGGCAATTGGAGTTTTGGAGATTATTTCAAAAAGGAAGCCATCTCTTGGGCTTGGGAATTACTTACAGACGTCTACAAAATAGACAAAAACATTCTGTATGTCACTGTTTTTGAGGGTGATAAAAAGGATAAAACTGAGATGGATACTGAAGCTTTCTCTATTTGGAAAAATATTATTTCCGAAGACCGTATTTTGATGGGTAACAAAAAAGACAACTTTTGGGAAATGGGTGAACAAGGACCTTGTGGGCCTTCTAGTGAGATTCATATCGATCTCCGAAGTGAAAAAGAAAAAGCTGAAATCCCTGGTTCTGAATTGGTCAATAAAGATCATCCACACGTTGTTGAGATTTGGAATTTAGTTTTTATGGAATACAACAGAAAAGCCGATGGATCTCTCGAGAATCTTCCGCAAAAGCATGTGGATACAGGAATGGGTTTTGAGCGTCTTTGTATGGCTCTTCAGGGAGTTCAATCCAACTACGATACGGATGTTTTCACGCCAATTATCCGAGAAATCGAAACTATTTCAGGAAGTGATTATGGGCAAAACGAACAACACGACATTGCTATCCGCGTTATAGCGGACCACATTAGAACTGTTGCTTTTTCAATTGCCGATGGACAATTGCCCAGCAATACTGGAGCTGGTTATGTAATCCGCCGGATTTTAAGGAGAGCAGTGCGATATGGTTTTACTTTTTTGAACCAAAAAGAACCGTTTATGTATCGTTTGGTGGATGTGCTTGTTAAAAAAATGGGAACAACTTTCCCTGAGCTTAATGCGCAAAAACAATTGATTCAAAACGTAATTAAGGAAGAAGAGACTTCATTTCTTAAAACCCTGGATCAAGGCTTGATATTACTTGACCGTATCATCAATACCACTAAAGGGGATGTTGTTTCTGGCGACAAGGCTTTTGAATTGTATGATACATATGGTTTTCCTGTAGATTTGACGGCGCTTATTCTTCAAGAAAAAAATATGCGCCTTGATGAGGCCGGTTTTCAGACTCAACTTGAAAAGCAAAAAAAGAGATCTAGGGCTGCTAGCGAAGTTTCCACTGAAGACTGGACCATTATCCGTGAAGATGATGAGCAAGAATTTATTGGTTACGAAACACTAGAAACAAAAGTTAAAATTGTTCGCTACCGCAAGGAAGTGTCTTCAAAACACGGAACACAATACCAATTGGTTTTCAATCTTACTCCCTTTTATGCTGAAGGCGGCGGGCAAGTTGGAGATAAGGGTTATTTGGAGGCCGCCAATGGCGATGTAATTTATATTTTAGATACCAAAAAAGAAAATAATGTTGCGGTGCACATCAGCCGAGATTTACCTAAAAATCTAACAGATTCTTTTACTGCGGTTGTGGAAAACAAACAACGTTTCAGGATAGAATGTAACCATACAGCTACCCATTTATTGCATCAAGCTTTACGTGAAATTCTTGGAGTCCATGTAGAACAAAAGGGAAGTGCTGTACATTCAAAATACTTACGTTTCGATTTTTCACATTTTTCAAAACTATCGTCTGAGGAACTTCAGCAAGTAGAACACTTTGTCAACTCTAGGATTGAAGGGCGCTTACCACTAGAAGAACAACGAGCAGTACCCATGACCCAAGCTGTAGCCGATGGTGCCATTGCGTTGTTTGGGGAGAAGTATGGTGATGTTGTGCGTACCGTACGCTTTGGAAACTCCATCGAATTGTGCGGTGGAACTCATGTAAAAAATACAGCAGACATCTGGCATTTTAAGATCACCTCTGAGAGTGCTGTTGCATCTGGAATTCGACGTATTGAGGCGATTACTAATGATGCAGTGAAAGACTATTTCAGTGAGAATGATCAACGTTTCAAACAGATAAGAAATGCACTTAATAACGCAGCTGATCCAGTCAAAGCAGTAGTTGATCTCAAATCTGAAAATAGTCAATTAAAGAAACAGATAGAACAACTTCAAAAAGATAAGGCTAAAGGCGTTAAATCTCAATTAATAGCTGAAATTCAATCCATCAATGGGCTTAATTTTTTAGCTAAGAAGCTTGATTTAGATGCTTCTGGGATGAAAGATGTTTCTTTTGAAATTGGTCAAAAAGTAGAAAATGTAGTATTAATTTTTGCTGCTGAACACAATGGAAAAGCCTTATTGAGCTGTTATATTTCAAAAGATATTGTCGCTTCAAAAAAATTAAATGCTGGTGCTATTGTACGTACACTCGGAAATTACATAGAAGGTGGAGGTGGTGGTCAACCCTTCTTTGCGACTGCTGGAGGGAAAAACCCTGCAGGAATACCTGAAGCACTTGAACAAGCCGTTACTTTGATTTCTTAA
- a CDS encoding M23 family metallopeptidase, giving the protein MSNVKYYYDPETLSYRKITTDKKTKVRYTLGFIFASALFGFFMVLIGSQYFESPKEKILNRELQNMELQYTLLSQKVNEIEDVLGNIEERDNTIYRLYFEANPIPDVQRTQGFGGVNRYNKFEGFNNSDLIAEANKRVDILQKRLVIQSKSLDEITALAKDKENFLLKIPAIQPIKNEDLTRMASGYGFRTDPFTKIRKFHYGMDFTAPRGTPVYASGDGIVKRADSRSSGYGKHIRIDHGYGYVSLYAHLYKYNVRKNQRVKRGDIIGFVGSTGRSQAPHLHYEIFKDKRRINPLNFYYGNLTSKEFNDLLAKASVENQSLD; this is encoded by the coding sequence ATGTCTAACGTAAAATATTACTACGATCCTGAAACTCTTTCCTACAGAAAGATCACAACCGACAAAAAGACTAAGGTAAGATACACCCTCGGGTTCATATTTGCCTCTGCCCTTTTTGGATTTTTTATGGTGCTTATTGGGAGTCAATATTTTGAGTCTCCAAAAGAAAAGATATTGAATAGAGAGCTTCAAAACATGGAACTCCAATACACGCTTTTGAGCCAGAAGGTCAATGAGATTGAAGATGTTTTAGGTAATATCGAAGAACGGGATAACACCATTTACAGGCTTTATTTTGAAGCTAACCCTATTCCTGACGTCCAGCGAACTCAAGGATTTGGCGGAGTAAACCGATATAATAAATTTGAGGGCTTCAATAACTCTGACCTTATCGCTGAGGCCAATAAACGCGTGGATATTTTACAAAAACGACTAGTCATTCAATCTAAATCTTTAGATGAGATCACCGCTTTAGCAAAGGACAAGGAAAACTTTCTATTGAAGATTCCAGCTATTCAGCCAATAAAAAATGAAGATTTAACGCGAATGGCTTCAGGTTACGGATTCCGTACAGATCCTTTTACAAAAATAAGAAAGTTCCATTACGGAATGGATTTTACTGCACCTAGAGGAACTCCGGTATATGCAAGCGGAGATGGCATAGTAAAACGTGCTGACTCAAGATCTTCAGGCTATGGAAAACACATTAGAATTGACCATGGTTATGGCTATGTAAGTCTTTACGCGCACTTGTACAAATACAATGTGCGGAAAAATCAGCGTGTAAAGCGTGGCGACATCATAGGCTTTGTGGGCAGTACTGGGCGATCGCAAGCACCGCATCTTCATTATGAAATTTTCAAAGACAAACGACGCATAAATCCACTCAACTTCTATTATGGAAACCTAACAAGTAAGGAATTTAATGATTTGTTGGCCAAAGCCTCAGTAGAAAATCAATCTCTTGATTAA
- a CDS encoding MerR family transcriptional regulator, whose translation MHVDLPKKLYYSIGEVAKGFGVKTSLIRFWDSEFSILKPKKNAKGNRRFTPDDIKNLKLIYHLVKEQGYTLEGAKSYLKTNKGKSLTNFDIICKLESIKHQLIKIKSQI comes from the coding sequence ATGCATGTCGATCTGCCAAAAAAGCTCTATTACAGCATTGGAGAAGTTGCCAAGGGATTTGGTGTGAAAACTTCTTTGATCCGCTTTTGGGATAGTGAATTTTCTATTTTAAAGCCAAAAAAAAACGCCAAAGGAAACCGACGATTTACACCTGATGATATTAAAAATTTAAAGTTGATTTACCATTTAGTTAAAGAGCAGGGCTACACATTAGAGGGTGCAAAATCGTATTTAAAAACAAATAAAGGAAAATCATTGACGAATTTCGATATCATTTGCAAACTAGAATCAATTAAGCATCAACTCATAAAAATAAAGTCTCAAATCTAA
- the der gene encoding ribosome biogenesis GTPase Der: MGNIVAIVGRPNVGKSTFFNRLIQRREAIVDAVSGVTRDRHYGKSDWNGQEFSVIDTGGYVVGSDDIFEAEIDKQVELAIDEADAIIFMVDVETGVTGMDEDVAKLLRKIKKPVFLVVNKVDNAKRAQDAVEFYALGLGDYYTIASINGSGTGDLLDALVEALPQDKENEEPELPRFAVVGRPNAGKSSFINALIGEERYIVTDIAGTTRDAIDTKYNRFGFDFNLVDTAGIRRKAKVKEDLEFYSVMRSVRAIENADVCLLVCDAQRGFDGQVQNIFWLAQRNNKGVVILVNKWDLVEKDTKTTKAFETHIRKQIEPFTDVPIVFISALTKQRIFKAIETAVDVYKNKSKRIKTSVLNEDLLPIIEHNPPPALKGKYVKIKYIMQLPTPQPQFAFFCNLPQYVKEPYKRFLENKLRSLYDFSGVPVTIFMRKK; the protein is encoded by the coding sequence ATGGGAAATATTGTAGCAATCGTAGGCCGACCAAATGTAGGCAAGTCCACATTTTTCAACCGTTTGATTCAAAGGCGAGAAGCTATTGTTGATGCTGTAAGTGGGGTTACACGTGACAGGCATTACGGCAAAAGTGATTGGAACGGACAAGAGTTCTCTGTGATTGACACTGGAGGTTATGTTGTTGGCAGTGATGATATTTTTGAAGCTGAAATCGATAAACAAGTAGAGTTGGCTATTGATGAAGCTGATGCTATAATCTTTATGGTGGACGTTGAAACCGGTGTAACAGGAATGGACGAGGATGTAGCCAAACTTTTGAGAAAAATCAAGAAGCCCGTATTTTTGGTAGTCAATAAAGTTGATAATGCCAAACGTGCTCAAGATGCCGTAGAGTTTTATGCATTAGGCTTGGGGGATTATTATACGATTGCCAGTATCAACGGAAGTGGAACAGGGGATTTGTTAGATGCTTTAGTTGAGGCTCTTCCTCAAGATAAAGAAAACGAAGAACCTGAATTACCTCGTTTTGCTGTTGTAGGCCGACCAAATGCTGGTAAATCTTCTTTTATAAATGCTCTGATTGGTGAAGAGCGCTATATAGTTACCGATATAGCAGGGACCACAAGGGACGCAATTGACACCAAATACAACCGTTTTGGTTTCGATTTTAACTTAGTTGATACAGCTGGAATTCGACGTAAAGCTAAAGTTAAAGAGGATTTAGAATTTTACTCAGTGATGCGCTCTGTTCGCGCGATAGAAAATGCCGACGTTTGTCTATTGGTGTGTGATGCTCAAAGAGGTTTTGATGGTCAAGTTCAGAATATATTTTGGTTAGCCCAACGCAATAACAAGGGTGTTGTAATTTTAGTAAATAAGTGGGATTTAGTAGAAAAAGACACCAAAACCACTAAAGCATTTGAAACCCACATTAGAAAGCAAATAGAACCATTCACAGATGTCCCCATTGTTTTCATTTCTGCATTAACTAAACAGCGTATTTTTAAAGCGATTGAAACGGCTGTAGATGTTTATAAAAACAAATCAAAGCGTATCAAAACAAGTGTATTGAATGAAGATTTGTTGCCTATTATAGAGCACAATCCACCTCCAGCTTTGAAAGGTAAATACGTAAAAATTAAATACATAATGCAATTGCCAACTCCTCAGCCACAATTTGCATTTTTCTGTAACTTGCCACAATATGTAAAGGAACCGTACAAACGTTTTTTGGAAAACAAACTACGATCGTTGTATGATTTCAGTGGTGTGCCAGTAACTATCTTTATGCGTAAGAAGTAA
- the era gene encoding GTPase Era — MHRAGFVNIIGNPNVGKSTLMNAFVGEQLSIITSKAQTTRHRILGIVNGDDFQLVLSDTPGIIKPAYELQSSMMHFVKSAFEDADILIYMVEIGEKSLKDEAFFKKITGTKTPVILLINKIDTSDQEVLEEQAELWQSKVPNAEFYPISALTGFNVKNVFNRIIELLPESPPFYPKDQLTDKPERFFVNEKIREKILLHYKKEIPYAVEVDTEEFFEEEKIIRMRSVIMVERETQKGILIGHKGKALKRVGSEARKDLEQFFGKQVHLELYVKVNKNWRSNTRQLKRFGYDQS; from the coding sequence ATGCACAGAGCTGGTTTTGTAAATATTATTGGAAATCCAAATGTAGGTAAATCTACCCTTATGAATGCCTTTGTGGGTGAGCAGTTATCCATCATAACCTCCAAAGCTCAAACGACACGGCACCGTATTCTGGGAATTGTAAATGGAGACGATTTTCAATTGGTATTGTCTGATACACCTGGAATTATCAAACCTGCATACGAACTACAATCGTCGATGATGCATTTTGTTAAGTCTGCTTTTGAAGATGCTGATATTTTAATTTATATGGTTGAAATTGGCGAAAAATCACTAAAAGATGAAGCCTTTTTCAAGAAGATTACCGGGACCAAAACCCCTGTAATCCTACTCATTAATAAAATAGACACTTCTGATCAAGAGGTTTTGGAAGAACAAGCTGAATTGTGGCAATCTAAAGTTCCCAATGCCGAATTTTATCCAATTTCTGCCCTTACTGGATTTAATGTGAAAAATGTTTTTAATCGCATTATTGAGTTGTTACCAGAATCACCTCCTTTCTACCCTAAAGATCAGTTGACGGATAAGCCTGAACGTTTTTTTGTTAATGAAAAAATTCGAGAAAAGATATTGTTGCATTACAAAAAAGAAATTCCTTACGCTGTTGAAGTTGATACAGAAGAGTTTTTTGAAGAAGAAAAAATTATTCGAATGCGCTCTGTTATCATGGTGGAGCGCGAAACACAAAAAGGAATTCTAATTGGCCATAAAGGAAAAGCGCTAAAGCGTGTTGGCTCTGAAGCACGAAAAGACTTGGAGCAATTTTTTGGCAAGCAAGTACATCTAGAGCTTTATGTAAAGGTCAATAAAAACTGGCGTTCTAACACCCGTCAACTCAAGCGCTTCGGATACGATCAATCCTAA
- the fbp gene encoding class 1 fructose-bisphosphatase — protein sequence MSQKIQTLGEFIIEYQSSFRYSSGELSRLINSIRLAAKVVNHEVNKAGLVDILGKAGDTNVQGENQQKLDVYANEKFIQMLTNRNIVCGIASEEEDDFISINSNDNNNQNKYVVLIDPLDGSSNIDVNVSVGTIFSIYRRVTPIGSPVSLDDFLQKGDEQVAAGYIIYGTSTMLVYTTGHGVNGFTLNPAIGTFYLSHPDMTFPNKGQIYSVNEGNYVHFPQGIKDYIKYCQQQKDDRPYTSRYIGSLVSDFHRNMIKGGIYLYPQSAAYPNGKLRLLYECNPIAFLAEQANGKASCGTQRILEVLPKTLHQRSPFICGSALMVEDVEAFLHAANK from the coding sequence ATGTCTCAAAAAATTCAAACACTAGGTGAATTTATAATTGAATATCAATCTTCGTTTAGGTATTCCTCAGGCGAATTATCGCGGCTTATCAATTCTATTCGTCTAGCGGCAAAAGTAGTAAATCACGAAGTTAATAAAGCGGGGTTGGTTGATATTTTAGGAAAAGCAGGTGACACCAATGTGCAAGGCGAGAACCAACAGAAATTGGATGTTTATGCCAATGAAAAGTTTATTCAAATGCTCACCAATAGAAACATTGTTTGTGGAATCGCAAGTGAGGAAGAGGATGATTTTATTTCCATAAATAGTAACGACAACAACAACCAGAACAAATATGTAGTGTTAATTGATCCTTTGGATGGATCTTCCAACATTGATGTGAACGTTTCCGTAGGGACTATTTTTTCAATTTATCGCCGCGTGACTCCGATTGGAAGTCCTGTTAGTTTGGATGATTTTTTACAAAAGGGTGACGAACAAGTAGCTGCAGGTTACATCATTTATGGAACCTCTACCATGCTTGTTTACACTACTGGTCATGGTGTAAATGGATTTACCTTAAACCCAGCAATCGGCACATTTTATTTATCACATCCCGATATGACTTTTCCAAATAAAGGACAAATTTACTCAGTCAATGAAGGTAATTACGTGCATTTCCCCCAAGGAATAAAAGACTACATAAAATACTGTCAACAGCAAAAAGACGACCGTCCTTATACCTCCAGATACATAGGTTCTTTAGTTTCAGATTTCCATCGAAATATGATCAAAGGGGGTATTTATTTGTATCCTCAAAGTGCAGCCTATCCAAATGGTAAATTACGCTTACTGTACGAATGCAACCCAATTGCTTTTTTAGCGGAGCAAGCCAATGGAAAAGCGAGCTGTGGAACTCAGCGTATACTAGAAGTTTTACCCAAAACTCTTCATCAACGAAGTCCCTTTATTTGTGGCAGTGCACTTATGGTTGAGGATGTTGAAGCTTTTTTACATGCAGCAAACAAATGA
- a CDS encoding GNAT family N-acetyltransferase: MEFLIRKAKATDMSKVLDLIVELAIFEKEPLAVEISVDDLIRYGIGSSSDFDCFVAEADNDIVGIALVYTRFSTWKGRVLHLEDLIVSKNMRGKGVGSALLDRVVKHASDLKVKRVSWEVLDWNTPAIQFYEAKGADVKRDWDVVHLNEEGIKKYLSKLSPCKS; encoded by the coding sequence ATGGAATTTTTAATACGAAAAGCTAAAGCAACAGATATGTCCAAAGTTTTGGACTTGATTGTTGAACTTGCCATATTTGAAAAAGAACCCTTAGCCGTCGAAATTTCGGTCGATGACCTTATCCGGTACGGAATTGGTTCATCTTCAGATTTTGATTGTTTTGTTGCAGAAGCAGACAATGATATCGTTGGCATCGCATTGGTTTATACCCGATTTTCAACATGGAAGGGGCGTGTGTTGCACTTGGAAGATTTAATTGTTTCTAAAAATATGCGTGGGAAAGGTGTCGGCTCAGCATTGTTGGACCGAGTTGTTAAGCATGCAAGTGATTTGAAGGTAAAACGCGTAAGTTGGGAAGTTCTCGACTGGAATACACCAGCAATACAATTTTATGAAGCAAAAGGAGCAGACGTCAAGCGCGATTGGGATGTAGTTCACCTAAATGAAGAAGGCATAAAAAAATATTTATCTAAATTGAGCCCATGCAAATCTTAA
- a CDS encoding aspartate kinase, translating into MQILKFGGASVRDADGVRNLEKVLQSVGTEKTLIVISAMGKTTNALEKVIEHYFNSKHELQSSIQDVKKYHNGILLELFENESHEVFKVVTALFRELSEFFDRNKSPDYSFVYDQTIGFGELISTTIVSYYLNHKGVKNKWLDVRELIKTNSYYRNAKVEWALTQSKISEAIDEKALHITQGFLGSDGNNFTTTLGREGSDYTAAIFAFCLNAKSVTIWKDVPGVLNADPRFFENPTLLDSLSYEEAIELSYYGASVIHPKTLQPLQQKEIPLYVKCFLEPKNKGTKVGKSLDLSPNVPCYILRKDQILITVSSLDFSYIVEENISHIFKLLHLYKMKVRSIQNSAISFSVCIENSYNHLEPLILQLKAKYNVRLDKAVDLYTIRHYTTDAIEEIQKNKTVLMKQITPKTVQIITK; encoded by the coding sequence ATGCAAATCTTAAAATTTGGAGGCGCTTCTGTCAGAGATGCAGATGGCGTTCGGAATCTAGAAAAAGTACTTCAGAGTGTTGGGACTGAGAAAACGCTTATTGTTATTTCAGCGATGGGAAAAACAACCAATGCACTAGAAAAAGTCATCGAGCATTACTTCAATTCAAAACACGAATTGCAAAGTAGTATTCAGGATGTTAAAAAATACCATAATGGGATCTTATTAGAATTATTTGAAAATGAATCTCATGAAGTATTCAAGGTTGTAACCGCGCTTTTTCGTGAACTCTCGGAGTTTTTTGATCGAAATAAATCGCCAGATTATAGTTTTGTTTACGACCAAACTATAGGTTTTGGTGAGTTAATCTCCACCACTATTGTTAGCTACTATCTTAATCATAAAGGGGTTAAAAACAAATGGCTGGATGTACGAGAACTCATTAAAACAAATAGCTACTACCGAAACGCAAAAGTAGAATGGGCACTAACACAGTCTAAAATTTCAGAGGCTATTGACGAGAAAGCACTACATATAACCCAAGGTTTTTTAGGCAGTGATGGCAACAACTTTACCACTACATTGGGCAGAGAGGGTAGCGATTATACTGCAGCCATTTTTGCATTTTGTTTAAATGCAAAAAGCGTTACCATATGGAAAGATGTACCCGGTGTACTAAATGCCGATCCCCGCTTTTTTGAAAATCCAACTTTACTTGATTCGCTATCATACGAAGAAGCAATTGAGTTATCGTACTACGGCGCTTCTGTCATACACCCAAAAACACTACAACCGCTACAACAGAAAGAAATCCCTCTTTATGTCAAGTGCTTTTTGGAGCCAAAAAATAAAGGAACTAAAGTGGGTAAATCTTTAGATTTATCGCCTAACGTCCCTTGTTATATTTTAAGGAAGGATCAAATATTGATTACCGTTTCTTCATTGGACTTTTCGTACATCGTTGAAGAAAACATCAGTCACATCTTTAAATTGTTGCACTTATACAAAATGAAAGTGCGTTCAATTCAGAATTCAGCTATTAGCTTTTCGGTCTGTATTGAAAATAGCTACAATCATTTGGAGCCCCTTATTTTACAACTTAAAGCCAAATATAACGTGCGTCTTGACAAAGCTGTTGACCTGTACACGATTCGTCACTATACAACAGATGCAATTGAAGAAATTCAAAAAAACAAGACCGTATTAATGAAACAAATTACCCCAAAAACTGTTCAAATAATAACTAAATAA